In a genomic window of Asticcacaulis sp.:
- a CDS encoding DUF5009 domain-containing protein — MAAEILKFEKREQPKVEAPKAKRFEALDILRGLFIIGMLLANNAGDWSHIWPPFDHAEWHGFTMTDLVFPGFMVCVGISMTLSMSRRICEGGKAEMAVHVVRRAAILIAIGLFLNLLPHFDFAHWRYPGVLQRIGLCYGLASGLVLLHSHIEGGRLVLHARPLAIWAAGLVLGYAVLLKFVPVPGYGLGDSFGPEGSWPAYIDRIIPGIQHIYQGGTNEAGQVVYDPEGLLSTFPAIFNILAGLLIGLLIQKQTPAKAVGSVALAGLMLVIAGLAMDSQIPIIKKLWTSSFALLTSGLAMMLLSGLMLVMDRMGHTKWAMPIRVFGTNAILAYVFAWLFSVFLDVTGLAGIATRWMHSVIVDPYAMSFLFALGVLVICWLFVLPFYLKKIFLKI; from the coding sequence GTGGCAGCCGAGATACTCAAGTTTGAAAAGCGGGAGCAGCCGAAGGTCGAGGCGCCAAAGGCGAAGCGCTTCGAGGCGCTGGATATCCTGCGCGGCCTGTTCATCATCGGCATGTTGCTGGCCAATAATGCCGGTGACTGGTCGCATATCTGGCCGCCGTTCGATCATGCCGAATGGCACGGCTTCACCATGACCGACCTGGTGTTTCCCGGTTTCATGGTCTGCGTCGGGATTTCGATGACCCTGTCGATGAGCCGGCGGATCTGCGAGGGCGGTAAAGCGGAGATGGCGGTCCATGTGGTGCGCCGGGCCGCCATCCTCATCGCCATCGGCCTGTTCCTCAACCTGCTGCCGCATTTTGATTTCGCCCACTGGCGCTATCCGGGCGTGCTGCAGCGAATCGGCCTGTGCTACGGACTCGCTTCCGGCCTGGTGCTGCTGCACAGCCATATCGAAGGCGGCAGGCTGGTGCTCCATGCCCGGCCGCTGGCCATCTGGGCCGCCGGGCTGGTCCTGGGTTATGCCGTCCTGCTGAAATTCGTGCCGGTGCCGGGCTATGGTCTCGGCGATTCCTTCGGACCGGAAGGGTCATGGCCGGCCTATATCGACCGCATCATTCCCGGCATCCAGCACATCTATCAGGGCGGCACCAATGAGGCGGGCCAGGTGGTCTATGATCCGGAGGGCCTGCTTTCCACCTTCCCGGCGATCTTCAATATCCTGGCGGGGCTCCTGATCGGCCTGCTGATCCAGAAGCAGACGCCGGCGAAAGCTGTTGGCAGTGTGGCCCTGGCCGGGCTGATGCTGGTGATTGCCGGCCTGGCGATGGACAGCCAGATTCCGATCATCAAGAAGCTGTGGACCTCGTCCTTCGCGCTTTTGACCAGTGGCCTGGCCATGATGCTCCTGTCTGGCCTCATGCTGGTCATGGACCGGATGGGCCACACGAAATGGGCCATGCCGATCCGCGTCTTCGGCACCAATGCGATCCTGGCCTATGTCTTCGCCTGGCTGTTTTCGGTCTTTCTCGATGTCACCGGCCTGGCGGGGATAGCCACGCGCTGGATGCACAGCGTCATCGTCGACCCTTACGCCATGTCCTTCCTGTTCGCGCTGGGCGTGCTCGTCATCTGCTGGCTGTTCGTCCTGCCTTTTTATCTGAAGAAGATTTTCCTGAAGATCTGA
- a CDS encoding GNAT family N-acetyltransferase, translating into MSLTVRRIPHGSADYATAVNLRRAVLRTPLGLDFTSAQLAGEAGDIHLAAFENEDLIGTLLLTVHDDVTLRLRQMAVDPDNQGKGVGAALLAAAETETRAAGKSRISLAARVSAQPFYARNGYMPVGEIFEEVTIAHIVMQKTF; encoded by the coding sequence ATGTCTCTTACTGTTCGCCGCATTCCCCACGGTTCCGCCGATTACGCCACCGCCGTCAACCTGCGCCGCGCCGTGCTGCGCACGCCGCTGGGCCTGGATTTCACCTCGGCGCAACTGGCCGGCGAGGCCGGTGACATCCACCTCGCCGCCTTTGAAAACGAAGACCTGATCGGCACACTGCTTCTCACCGTCCACGATGATGTAACGCTCAGGCTGCGCCAGATGGCGGTCGATCCCGACAACCAGGGCAAGGGCGTGGGCGCCGCCCTGCTCGCCGCCGCCGAAACCGAGACCCGCGCCGCCGGCAAATCGCGCATTAGCCTGGCCGCCCGTGTCAGCGCGCAGCCCTTTTACGCCCGGAACGGCTATATGCCCGTGGGGGAGATTTTTGAGGAAGTGACGATCGCGCACATTGTCATGCAAAAGACATTTTAA
- a CDS encoding ABC transporter ATP-binding protein gives MPDTPSDLAINVTGLTKSFGKLKVVNSVDIQMPRGQVWGFLGPNGSGKTTTIRMLCGLLKPDAGEGTCLGFDILKESREIKNRVGYMTQKFSYWEDLSIRENLEFVANLYDLKKKKQVVDKTLETLGLTSRQKQLAGTLSGGWKQRLALAACTLHNPKMLMLDEPTAGVDPQARRDFWDQIHRLSSEGMTVLVSTHYMDEAERCDQIAYIAYGNLMAQGRVEDIIDQSGLYTFVAEGAGVRDLMERLRGQPGADHVAYFGNALHVSGGDLDALKRLVAAHQVAGIKWRQERPNLEDVFIHLMGQSKDNSVGA, from the coding sequence ATGCCTGACACACCCTCTGACCTCGCCATCAATGTCACCGGCCTGACCAAGTCCTTCGGCAAGCTCAAGGTTGTCAACAGTGTTGATATCCAGATGCCGCGCGGCCAGGTCTGGGGCTTTCTGGGGCCCAACGGCTCCGGCAAGACCACGACCATCCGTATGCTCTGCGGCCTGCTGAAACCCGATGCTGGCGAAGGCACCTGCCTCGGCTTCGATATCCTCAAGGAAAGCCGCGAGATCAAGAACCGCGTCGGCTACATGACGCAGAAGTTTTCCTACTGGGAAGACCTGTCGATCCGCGAAAACCTGGAGTTCGTCGCCAATCTCTACGACCTGAAGAAAAAGAAACAGGTCGTTGATAAAACTCTGGAAACGCTTGGTTTAACTTCGCGCCAAAAGCAACTGGCCGGCACGCTGTCCGGTGGCTGGAAGCAGCGCCTGGCCCTGGCCGCCTGCACCTTGCACAATCCGAAAATGCTAATGCTCGATGAGCCGACCGCCGGCGTGGATCCGCAGGCGCGACGCGACTTCTGGGACCAGATTCACCGCTTGTCTTCCGAAGGCATGACCGTGCTGGTTTCGACCCACTATATGGATGAAGCCGAACGCTGCGACCAGATCGCCTATATCGCCTACGGCAACCTGATGGCGCAGGGGCGGGTGGAAGACATTATCGACCAGTCGGGCCTTTACACCTTCGTGGCTGAAGGCGCGGGTGTACGCGACCTGATGGAACGGCTGCGCGGCCAGCCGGGCGCCGATCATGTTGCCTATTTCGGCAATGCCCTGCATGTCAGCGGCGGCGATTTGGACGCGCTGAAACGTCTGGTCGCGGCGCATCAGGTGGCTGGTATCAAATGGCGCCAGGAACGGCCCAATCTGGAGGATGTCTTCATTCACCTGATGGGGCAAAGCAAAGACAATTCGGTGGGGGCCTGA
- a CDS encoding ABC transporter permease: MSAWRRIGAILTKEFIQMRRDRLTSAIMVVMPIMQLILFGFAINSDPRHLPTLLYLEDRSAIVRSLTAGLQNSSYFDIQGEVQSAEAGTKALQSGEAAFVITVPAGFTRDMLRGDRPQLLIEADASDPSAASNAVGMIQQITQSALKQDLKGEWASLAQGPPPIDIVIHRMYNPEGISQYNIVPGLLGVILTMTMVMITSIAMTRETERGNMENLLAMPARPWEVMAGKIVPYIGVGIVQTAIVLLASTFVFGVPFLGSVWLLSLGVGLFIIANLAVGFTFSTVARSQMQAMQMTFFFFLPSIMLSGFMFPFRGMPAWAQGIGQVFPLTHFLRVVRGVMLKGSDFAAMWPNIWPMLIFIAVATAVAMARYRSTLD; the protein is encoded by the coding sequence ATGAGCGCATGGCGGCGCATCGGCGCCATACTGACCAAGGAATTCATCCAGATGCGGCGCGATCGGCTGACCTCGGCCATCATGGTCGTCATGCCGATCATGCAACTGATCCTGTTCGGCTTCGCCATCAATTCCGATCCGCGCCACCTGCCGACCCTGCTGTATCTGGAGGACCGTTCGGCCATTGTGCGCTCCCTTACGGCCGGGCTGCAAAACTCCAGCTATTTCGACATCCAGGGCGAGGTGCAGAGCGCCGAAGCGGGGACAAAGGCGCTGCAATCGGGCGAAGCGGCCTTTGTGATTACCGTGCCCGCCGGCTTCACGCGCGACATGCTGCGCGGCGACCGGCCGCAATTGCTGATCGAGGCTGATGCGTCCGATCCTTCCGCGGCCAGCAATGCCGTGGGGATGATCCAGCAGATCACGCAATCGGCGCTGAAGCAGGATCTGAAGGGCGAATGGGCTTCGCTGGCGCAGGGGCCGCCGCCTATCGATATCGTCATCCACCGCATGTATAATCCGGAAGGCATATCGCAGTATAATATCGTGCCGGGTCTGCTCGGCGTCATCCTGACCATGACCATGGTGATGATCACCTCCATTGCCATGACGCGCGAAACCGAACGCGGCAATATGGAAAACCTGCTGGCCATGCCGGCGCGGCCGTGGGAGGTCATGGCCGGCAAGATCGTGCCCTATATCGGCGTCGGCATTGTACAAACGGCCATTGTCTTGCTGGCTTCGACCTTCGTGTTCGGCGTGCCCTTTCTTGGGTCGGTCTGGCTGCTGTCCCTGGGCGTGGGTCTTTTCATCATCGCCAACCTGGCCGTGGGCTTTACGTTTTCCACCGTGGCGCGCTCGCAGATGCAGGCCATGCAGATGACCTTCTTCTTCTTCCTGCCGTCGATCATGCTGTCGGGCTTCATGTTTCCGTTCCGCGGGATGCCGGCTTGGGCGCAGGGGATCGGCCAGGTCTTCCCGCTGACCCACTTCCTGCGCGTGGTGCGCGGCGTGATGCTGAAGGGGTCGGACTTTGCCGCCATGTGGCCGAATATCTGGCCGATGCTGATCTTTATCGCCGTGGCGACGGCGGTGGCGATGGCAAGATATCGCTCCACACTGGACTGA
- a CDS encoding helix-turn-helix transcriptional regulator has translation MKQNLRELRTEKGLTQADLATQLGVSRQAVIALETDKHSPSLDLAYKISAVFDLPVEAIFQNPYR, from the coding sequence ATGAAACAAAACCTGCGTGAACTGCGTACCGAGAAGGGCCTGACCCAGGCCGATCTCGCCACCCAACTCGGCGTCTCGCGCCAGGCGGTCATCGCCCTGGAAACCGACAAGCACTCGCCGTCGCTCGATCTCGCCTACAAGATTTCCGCCGTGTTCGACCTGCCCGTCGAGGCGATCTTCCAGAACCCCTACCGCTAA
- a CDS encoding GNAT family N-acetyltransferase, which translates to MAQAAGFGGLTMQVLPATIEDKAEWLPLWRAYLDFYKHALDDEITDLTFARALEEGEALNLLVAKSEGRIIGFATYVLHRSSWARDWYCYLEDLFVAADQRGRGVARALIAAVAEAGKAKGAERLYWVTDEANKTAQALYEKLATKTDFIQFRHDL; encoded by the coding sequence GTGGCGCAAGCCGCAGGCTTTGGCGGCCTGACCATGCAGGTTTTGCCGGCGACGATCGAAGACAAGGCGGAATGGCTGCCGCTGTGGCGCGCCTATCTCGATTTCTACAAGCACGCGCTTGATGACGAGATTACTGACCTGACCTTCGCGCGGGCGCTGGAAGAAGGGGAAGCTCTGAACCTGCTTGTGGCCAAAAGCGAGGGCCGGATCATCGGGTTCGCTACCTATGTGCTGCACCGGTCAAGCTGGGCGCGCGACTGGTATTGCTATCTCGAAGACCTGTTCGTGGCGGCAGACCAGCGCGGCAGGGGCGTGGCACGGGCCCTGATCGCCGCCGTGGCCGAAGCCGGAAAGGCGAAAGGCGCCGAACGGCTTTACTGGGTCACGGATGAAGCCAATAAAACCGCCCAGGCGCTGTATGAAAAGCTGGCAACGAAAACCGATTTCATCCAGTTCCGCCACGATTTGTAA
- a CDS encoding TonB-dependent receptor, with translation MKLSSLRGSLTYCSVLALSMAAFTAAGAFAQETSDKDKTSDDKASDTTEVVVTGSRIRHKGAASATPTTVINAEAIRKSGTRQVADLVNQMPALVISQSDQTSNANRDKDSMDQGHPGLNALDLRGLGTKRTLVLVNGRRHVPGAPGTSAVDISTIPGGLIERVEIITGGASAQYGADAVAGVANFILKKNFQGLDANIRYGNSTYGDMPSYDADILWGKNFAGGKANITLFGTYGQSNGVVAGQDRPSTSRGNPWWYRPNSSVPYTVLDDQHLLQYSPRAVVLLGSKPYVFNDDGTMRDPILGTAGLYPTTADLSLNSSVASLITNSGGEFDGRYDNWLLSVPSDRFITHGTFGYQFSDNLRYFLELDYATNKSHGEYGLWWEGGTNKLWDGNPFITPEIIAANGENPDGSTGFPDGLSFVRNFPEFGKSRSNYRRELKQVVTGFEGELPALFREHDWAWSTYISYGKTEETVQDFNNTSNERYMRALDAVSGPGGTPICWVNSDADTSNDDPACVPLNPFKPATQDVINYLQFDSSPMTTSLEQYVWSGYVTGGLFTLPAGEVQVALGAEYRREANNIGARDEYNPDSPNYVPDYGVVETPLKGEFDVKEVFAELSVPILKDLPFAYRLTADAAVRTADYSTAGKTTAEKYGLQWAPIRDVRFRTTYGKAVRAPNISEVFTASSISGQWLSDPCNYWNLPNRADKTQYTAANCAAVMPANKNDYWLWLDVVKKGNPDLKVETAKTLTLGVVLQPRFMKNFSATVDYYDIDMSNVISSVEPQTIINKCMDAPTLDNNYCDLVVRDPVTNNLVSVIKQNINLARRKTSGIDTEIDYSVNLASWGWGSNAGTLSINSIWTRLFENKYTPDPDNPNSVTDTVGIFGFPKLKGRTAFNYTRDKLSLGWTSRFYSGMRQTVTITPEDYAPYKTKPIAYDDIYISYWLKPNMNLSAGLSNALNKQPPRYPGAEAGGAYFGDEGWQAGVYDVIGRTGWINLRFTR, from the coding sequence ATGAAACTATCGTCGCTTCGCGGCTCACTTACCTATTGCTCGGTCCTGGCATTGAGCATGGCGGCTTTTACCGCCGCCGGCGCTTTCGCGCAGGAGACATCCGATAAGGACAAGACCAGTGATGACAAGGCGTCCGACACCACAGAAGTGGTCGTCACCGGGTCTCGCATCCGCCACAAGGGCGCGGCCAGCGCTACCCCGACCACGGTCATCAATGCCGAAGCCATCCGCAAGTCCGGCACGCGCCAGGTGGCTGATCTGGTCAACCAGATGCCCGCCCTGGTGATCAGCCAGAGCGACCAGACTTCCAATGCCAACCGTGACAAGGATTCGATGGATCAGGGCCATCCGGGCCTGAATGCGCTCGACCTGCGGGGCCTCGGCACCAAGCGGACCCTTGTTCTGGTCAATGGCCGCCGCCACGTGCCCGGCGCGCCCGGCACTTCGGCCGTCGATATCAGCACCATTCCCGGCGGCCTGATCGAGCGCGTCGAAATCATCACCGGCGGCGCCTCTGCGCAATACGGCGCCGATGCCGTGGCCGGCGTGGCGAACTTCATACTGAAGAAGAACTTCCAGGGCCTGGACGCCAATATCCGTTACGGCAACTCGACCTATGGCGACATGCCGAGCTATGATGCCGATATCCTGTGGGGCAAGAATTTTGCCGGCGGCAAGGCCAATATTACCCTGTTTGGCACCTACGGCCAGTCCAACGGCGTGGTCGCCGGCCAGGACCGCCCCTCGACCTCGCGCGGCAATCCGTGGTGGTATCGCCCGAATTCGTCAGTGCCCTATACGGTGCTCGATGATCAGCATTTGCTGCAATATTCGCCGCGCGCCGTGGTGCTGCTGGGCAGCAAGCCCTATGTCTTCAATGATGACGGCACCATGCGCGATCCAATCCTCGGCACGGCGGGGCTGTATCCGACGACGGCGGACCTGAGCCTCAATTCCAGCGTCGCCTCCCTGATCACCAACAGCGGCGGTGAATTCGACGGCCGCTATGATAACTGGCTGCTGTCGGTGCCGAGCGACCGCTTCATCACCCACGGCACCTTCGGCTATCAGTTCAGCGACAACCTGCGCTATTTCCTCGAACTCGACTACGCCACCAACAAGTCGCACGGCGAATACGGCCTGTGGTGGGAAGGCGGCACCAACAAGCTGTGGGACGGCAACCCCTTTATCACGCCGGAAATCATAGCGGCCAATGGCGAGAATCCCGATGGTAGTACCGGTTTCCCTGACGGCTTGTCCTTCGTGCGCAACTTCCCCGAATTCGGCAAGTCGCGTTCCAACTACCGCCGTGAACTCAAGCAGGTGGTGACCGGCTTCGAGGGCGAACTGCCGGCTCTGTTCCGCGAGCATGACTGGGCGTGGTCGACCTATATTTCCTATGGCAAGACCGAGGAGACCGTCCAGGACTTCAACAACACCTCCAACGAGCGCTATATGCGCGCCCTGGATGCGGTCAGCGGTCCCGGTGGTACGCCGATCTGCTGGGTCAATTCCGACGCCGATACCTCGAATGACGATCCGGCCTGCGTGCCGCTCAATCCGTTCAAGCCGGCGACTCAGGACGTCATCAACTACCTGCAGTTCGATTCCAGCCCGATGACGACCTCGCTCGAACAATATGTCTGGTCGGGCTATGTCACCGGCGGCCTGTTCACCCTGCCGGCCGGCGAGGTCCAGGTGGCGCTCGGCGCCGAATACCGCCGCGAGGCCAACAATATCGGCGCGCGCGACGAATATAACCCCGACAGCCCGAACTACGTGCCCGATTATGGCGTGGTCGAAACGCCGCTGAAGGGCGAATTCGACGTCAAGGAAGTCTTCGCCGAGCTGAGCGTGCCGATCCTGAAGGATCTGCCGTTCGCCTACCGCCTGACGGCCGATGCCGCCGTGCGGACCGCCGATTATTCGACCGCCGGCAAGACCACCGCCGAAAAGTACGGCCTGCAATGGGCGCCGATCCGCGATGTCCGTTTCCGCACCACCTACGGCAAGGCTGTCCGCGCGCCGAATATCAGCGAGGTCTTCACCGCCTCGTCGATCAGCGGCCAGTGGCTCAGCGACCCGTGCAACTACTGGAACCTGCCCAACCGCGCCGACAAGACGCAATATACTGCCGCCAACTGCGCTGCGGTCATGCCGGCCAACAAGAACGACTACTGGCTGTGGCTGGACGTCGTCAAGAAGGGCAATCCGGACCTGAAGGTCGAGACGGCCAAGACCCTGACGCTCGGCGTGGTGCTGCAACCGCGCTTCATGAAGAATTTCAGCGCCACGGTCGATTATTATGATATCGACATGAGCAATGTCATTTCGTCGGTCGAGCCGCAGACCATCATCAACAAGTGCATGGATGCGCCGACGCTCGACAACAATTACTGCGATCTGGTCGTGCGCGATCCGGTGACCAACAACCTGGTCTCGGTCATCAAGCAGAACATCAACCTGGCCCGTCGCAAGACCAGCGGCATCGATACCGAGATCGATTATTCCGTCAATCTCGCCTCCTGGGGCTGGGGCAGCAATGCCGGCACCCTGTCGATCAACAGTATCTGGACGCGCCTGTTCGAGAACAAGTACACGCCCGATCCGGATAACCCCAACAGCGTTACCGATACGGTCGGCATTTTCGGCTTCCCCAAACTGAAGGGCCGCACCGCGTTCAACTACACCCGCGACAAACTGTCGCTGGGCTGGACCTCGCGTTTCTATTCTGGGATGCGCCAGACGGTGACCATCACGCCGGAGGACTATGCGCCGTACAAGACGAAGCCGATCGCCTATGACGACATTTACATCTCATACTGGCTGAAGCCGAACATGAACCTCAGCGCCGGGCTTTCCAATGCGCTGAACAAGCAGCCGCCCCGTTATCCGGGTGCGGAAGCCGGCGGCGCCTACTTCGGTGATGAAGGCTGGCAGGCCGGAGTTTACGATGTGATCGGCCGCACCGGCTGGATCAATCTCCGCTTCACCCGCTAA
- a CDS encoding alpha/beta hydrolase gives MSGFNCPDRRRSGIFNRPAALIAIIIGIVAAITAGHSKAATPFPDAATARFSVTVSGDGSDVILIPGLASSGAVWDDTVGHLEGHYRLHVLTLAGFAGEPAGANAEGDILAPSVEAIDGYIKLNHLQKPVVVGHSLGGLMALMLAKAHPEDTGKLIIVDVLPYVGVIFNPAATVEMVRPQAAALRDGMIAAPADAFRAQQAAGTARLVTDPTDQAKLLDWSMTSDRRVLAQSFFEDLTIDLRPDLAAIATPTTLIYPVATSEDATATEATYKSNYASKPNMTFTRIDDSRHFIMLDQPAAFQSTLEAALK, from the coding sequence ATGTCCGGCTTCAACTGCCCCGATCGCCGCAGGAGCGGCATTTTCAACCGCCCCGCGGCACTCATCGCCATTATCATTGGCATCGTCGCCGCAATAACCGCCGGTCATTCCAAAGCCGCCACGCCATTTCCCGATGCCGCCACTGCTCGCTTTTCGGTGACAGTCAGTGGCGACGGCTCGGACGTCATCCTGATCCCCGGTCTCGCCTCTTCCGGCGCAGTCTGGGACGATACAGTGGGGCATCTGGAAGGCCATTATCGCCTGCATGTGCTCACTCTGGCCGGTTTCGCCGGTGAACCGGCCGGCGCCAATGCCGAAGGCGATATTCTCGCGCCGTCGGTTGAAGCCATCGATGGCTATATCAAGCTCAATCACCTGCAAAAGCCGGTCGTGGTCGGCCATTCGCTCGGCGGCCTGATGGCCCTGATGCTGGCGAAGGCCCATCCGGAGGATACCGGCAAGCTGATTATCGTCGACGTCCTGCCCTATGTTGGGGTGATCTTCAACCCAGCCGCCACGGTCGAGATGGTCAGGCCACAAGCCGCCGCCCTGCGAGACGGTATGATCGCCGCGCCCGCCGATGCCTTCAGGGCGCAGCAGGCCGCAGGCACGGCCCGGCTGGTAACCGATCCGACCGATCAGGCAAAACTGCTCGACTGGTCAATGACCTCGGACCGCCGCGTCCTGGCGCAAAGTTTCTTTGAGGATCTGACCATCGACCTGCGCCCGGATCTGGCGGCCATCGCCACGCCGACCACGCTGATCTATCCGGTCGCCACCAGCGAGGATGCCACCGCCACCGAAGCGACCTACAAAAGCAATTACGCCAGCAAGCCGAACATGACCTTCACACGCATCGACGACAGCCGGCACTTCATCATGCTCGATCAGCCGGCGGCGTTCCAGTCGACGCTCGAAGCGGCCCTGAAGTGA
- a CDS encoding TetR/AcrR family transcriptional regulator → MEKTVRRRAAPEVRQADILDAALEEFARHGFEGARMEDVARTARVSKGTVYLYYPTKQALFEALVMRDIAPRVELASTFLKGYGGPLEPALMRMVEMAAMAIEAGRLPVYPKLLIAEAGRFPELAAFYRREVVQKMLAALTSLFQRALDRGEISGIEAGMAAHLVIAPVLKSALWALVFADGEETPFPPLPYLQTHVRVFLKGLGHA, encoded by the coding sequence ATGGAAAAAACCGTCAGACGCAGGGCCGCGCCGGAAGTGCGCCAGGCCGATATTCTCGATGCAGCGCTGGAGGAGTTTGCCCGGCACGGCTTCGAGGGTGCGCGTATGGAAGACGTGGCGCGGACGGCCAGGGTGAGCAAGGGGACGGTCTATCTCTATTACCCGACCAAGCAGGCCCTGTTTGAGGCGCTGGTGATGCGCGATATTGCCCCGCGCGTCGAATTGGCTTCCACCTTTCTCAAGGGCTATGGCGGCCCGCTGGAGCCCGCCCTGATGCGGATGGTCGAAATGGCGGCTATGGCGATCGAGGCGGGGCGGCTGCCGGTATACCCCAAGCTTCTTATCGCTGAAGCCGGGCGCTTCCCGGAACTGGCCGCTTTTTACCGCCGCGAGGTGGTGCAGAAGATGCTGGCAGCACTCACCAGCCTGTTCCAGAGGGCGCTCGATCGCGGCGAAATATCCGGCATCGAGGCCGGCATGGCCGCGCATCTGGTCATCGCGCCGGTGCTGAAATCCGCGCTGTGGGCGCTGGTCTTTGCCGATGGCGAGGAGACGCCGTTTCCGCCCCTGCCTTACCTGCAAACCCATGTGCGTGTCTTTTTGAAAGGTCTCGGTCATGCGTAA
- a CDS encoding HlyD family efflux transporter periplasmic adaptor subunit: protein MRNLLLLSTCFVLAGCQSKPADSYSGYVESQTVSINAPQSGWLAAVNVDRGDAVMDGEALFRLDATQAEHALSGAESRAQAAQAQAADLAKGAREADIAPLLAQRIQAQSQLDLSRANEARYAQLEPKGFVSAAQMDSLRAATKSAQAQLVNIDKLIAEKRLASREDQQKAAQAQAAAASADVAGAQYTVDDRDVKARLTGLVDERLREPGEFVAAGAAVLTVRPKGREFVRFYVPQADLSKFKVGAVVHIGCDGCTAQTARVRFISSEAEFTPPVIYSVKERQKLMFLVEATPSRPEALHAGQPVDVKL, encoded by the coding sequence ATGCGTAATCTTTTGCTTTTGAGCACCTGCTTTGTGCTGGCTGGTTGCCAGTCGAAACCGGCGGACAGCTACAGCGGCTATGTCGAGAGCCAGACCGTCAGTATCAATGCGCCGCAGTCGGGCTGGCTGGCGGCTGTCAATGTTGATCGTGGCGATGCGGTGATGGATGGCGAGGCTCTGTTCCGGCTCGATGCCACGCAGGCCGAACACGCCCTGAGCGGCGCAGAAAGCCGGGCGCAGGCGGCGCAGGCACAGGCGGCTGACCTGGCCAAGGGTGCGCGCGAGGCCGATATCGCGCCACTTTTAGCGCAGCGTATCCAGGCGCAAAGTCAGCTTGATCTCTCACGCGCTAATGAGGCGCGCTATGCTCAACTTGAGCCGAAGGGCTTTGTCTCGGCGGCGCAGATGGATAGCTTGCGGGCCGCGACCAAATCGGCCCAGGCGCAATTGGTCAATATTGATAAACTGATCGCCGAGAAGCGCCTGGCCTCCCGCGAGGACCAGCAAAAGGCGGCCCAAGCCCAAGCGGCGGCCGCCAGCGCCGATGTCGCCGGGGCGCAATATACGGTCGATGATCGTGACGTGAAGGCGCGCCTGACCGGACTGGTGGATGAGCGCCTGCGTGAGCCCGGCGAGTTCGTGGCGGCGGGCGCGGCGGTGCTGACGGTGCGGCCGAAAGGGCGTGAGTTTGTGCGGTTCTATGTGCCGCAGGCTGACCTCAGCAAGTTCAAGGTGGGGGCGGTGGTGCATATCGGCTGCGATGGCTGCACCGCGCAGACGGCGAGGGTGCGGTTTATCTCGTCGGAGGCCGAGTTTACGCCGCCGGTGATCTATAGCGTCAAGGAGCGGCAAAAGCTGATGTTCCTGGTCGAGGCAACGCCTTCAAGGCCCGAAGCGTTACACGCGGGACAGCCTGTGGATGTCAAGCTGTGA